In Sulfitobacter sp. M39, the following proteins share a genomic window:
- the rlmH gene encoding 23S rRNA (pseudouridine(1915)-N(3))-methyltransferase RlmH, which yields MRVHICAVGRLRAGPEKDLIDDYLNRFDRTGRALGLGPARVIEVEDKKNGGMPAEAALLRRAIPAGSLICVMDERGKVETSPDFATRLGGWRDQGRGDLCFVIGGADGIDKELRREADHALSFGKMVWPHMLVRVMLAEQLYRAASILSGGPYHRV from the coding sequence ATGCGTGTTCACATCTGTGCGGTCGGGCGCTTGCGCGCCGGACCGGAAAAAGACCTCATTGATGATTATCTGAATCGGTTCGATCGAACCGGTCGCGCGCTGGGCCTTGGGCCCGCGCGCGTGATCGAGGTTGAGGATAAGAAAAATGGCGGTATGCCCGCCGAAGCCGCGCTGCTGCGCCGTGCCATTCCTGCGGGGTCGTTGATCTGCGTGATGGACGAACGGGGGAAGGTCGAAACCTCGCCGGATTTCGCCACCCGTCTAGGGGGCTGGCGCGATCAGGGGCGGGGGGATCTGTGCTTTGTCATCGGCGGCGCGGATGGCATCGACAAAGAGCTACGCCGCGAGGCGGATCATGCGCTGTCATTCGGCAAGATGGTCTGGCCGCACATGCTGGTGCGCGTCATGCTGGCAGAACAGCTGTATCGCGCCGCCTCTATCCTGTCGGGCGGCCCATACCACCGCGTATAA
- a CDS encoding DUF599 domain-containing protein, protein MTWMDRIALFQPLDYAALAIIFCAWLAIGWRIEHPNPAKPSVSLIMAQYRREWMTQMITRQPRIFDSQMISTLRQSTAFFASTSMIALGGTLALLGNSERLSTVVEDLALTELPTVVWEFKMLLPLFFLTNGFLKFVWSNRLFGYCSVLMAAVPNDPEDRRAPPLASKAAEINITAARSFNRGLRSLYFALASLGWIVGPIPLTIAAMVTVIIIWRREFTSLSRRILLENEQG, encoded by the coding sequence ATGACTTGGATGGATCGCATCGCCCTGTTTCAACCGCTGGATTATGCCGCTTTGGCGATAATCTTTTGCGCCTGGCTGGCCATTGGCTGGCGCATCGAACACCCGAACCCCGCGAAGCCGTCTGTGTCGCTGATCATGGCGCAATACCGGCGCGAATGGATGACCCAGATGATCACCCGTCAGCCGCGTATCTTCGATTCGCAGATGATCAGCACCCTGCGGCAAAGCACGGCCTTCTTCGCCTCTACCAGCATGATCGCTTTGGGCGGGACATTGGCGCTTTTGGGCAACAGTGAGCGTCTGTCGACGGTGGTCGAAGACCTTGCCTTGACCGAGCTGCCCACCGTGGTGTGGGAATTCAAAATGCTGCTGCCACTGTTCTTTCTGACCAACGGCTTTCTGAAATTCGTCTGGTCAAACCGGCTGTTTGGCTATTGTTCGGTGCTCATGGCCGCCGTCCCAAATGACCCCGAGGACCGCCGCGCACCCCCGCTGGCGTCCAAGGCGGCAGAGATCAACATCACCGCCGCACGCAGTTTCAATCGGGGGTTGCGGTCGCTCTATTTTGCGCTGGCCAGTCTGGGCTGGATCGTCGGCCCGATCCCCCTCACCATCGCCGCTATGGTCACCGTCATCATCATCTGGCGGCGCGAGTTCACGTCACTGTCACGGCGCATTCTATTGGAAAATGAGCAAGGCTAG
- a CDS encoding FAD-linked oxidase C-terminal domain-containing protein produces the protein MEMPIPSQAVIARKTRVVDRLRQVLPADAVISDERETRAYECDALTAYKCAPMVAVLPYTTQQVSDVLRICHEEGVPVVPRGSGTSLAGGALPTADCVILGVARMNEVIETDYANRIIKVQTGRTNLSVTGAVEEDGFFYAPDPSSQLACAIAGNIAMNSGGAHCLKYGVTTNNLMGVTMVLMDGEVIEVGGAHLDAGGLDLLGLICGSEGQLGVVTEATLRILHKPEGARPVLIGFDDNEVAGECVSDIIKAGVLPVAIEFMDRPCIEATEAFAKAGYPMCEALLIIEVEGSDAEIDHQLGLISDIAQRHNPVELRQSKSAEESAKIWLGRKSAFGAMGQINDYMCLDGTIPVSSLPFVLKRIKELSDQFGLKVGNVFHAGDGNMHPLILFDANKPGDLELCEEFGAEILKLCVEVGGCLTGEHGVGIEKRDLMHVQYAPDDLEAQMAVKDVFDPAWLLNPAKVFPLDASETRRAVALAAE, from the coding sequence ATGGAAATGCCTATTCCCAGCCAAGCCGTGATCGCGCGTAAGACGCGTGTGGTTGATCGGCTGCGTCAGGTTCTGCCGGCTGATGCTGTCATCTCGGACGAACGCGAGACGCGGGCCTATGAATGTGATGCGCTGACCGCCTATAAATGCGCGCCGATGGTGGCGGTGTTGCCCTATACCACACAGCAGGTGTCGGACGTGTTGCGCATCTGCCACGAAGAGGGCGTGCCCGTCGTGCCGCGCGGCTCCGGTACGTCGCTGGCGGGGGGCGCGCTGCCCACGGCGGACTGCGTGATCCTTGGCGTAGCGCGAATGAACGAGGTGATCGAAACCGATTACGCCAACCGCATCATCAAGGTGCAAACCGGGCGTACCAACCTGAGCGTCACGGGCGCGGTCGAGGAAGACGGATTTTTTTACGCGCCCGACCCGTCTAGCCAGCTGGCCTGCGCCATCGCGGGCAATATCGCGATGAATTCGGGCGGGGCGCATTGTCTGAAATACGGGGTGACGACCAACAACCTCATGGGCGTTACGATGGTCTTGATGGATGGCGAGGTGATCGAGGTTGGCGGCGCGCATCTGGACGCGGGCGGGCTGGACCTGCTTGGGCTGATCTGCGGCTCTGAAGGGCAGCTGGGGGTGGTGACCGAGGCCACGCTGCGCATCTTGCACAAACCCGAAGGCGCGCGGCCTGTGCTAATCGGGTTCGACGATAACGAGGTCGCGGGGGAATGTGTCTCTGACATTATCAAGGCGGGTGTCTTGCCCGTCGCTATCGAATTCATGGACCGCCCCTGTATCGAAGCGACGGAAGCCTTTGCCAAAGCCGGCTACCCCATGTGCGAAGCCTTGCTGATCATCGAGGTCGAAGGCTCCGACGCGGAGATTGACCACCAGTTGGGTCTGATTTCCGACATCGCGCAGCGGCACAATCCGGTGGAGCTGCGGCAATCCAAATCCGCAGAGGAAAGCGCCAAGATCTGGCTGGGTCGGAAATCGGCCTTTGGCGCAATGGGGCAGATCAACGACTACATGTGTCTGGATGGCACCATCCCTGTGTCGTCGCTGCCCTTCGTGCTCAAACGCATCAAAGAACTAAGCGATCAGTTCGGGCTGAAGGTCGGCAATGTGTTCCATGCGGGCGACGGTAATATGCATCCGTTGATCCTGTTTGATGCCAACAAACCGGGGGATCTGGAGCTGTGCGAGGAATTTGGGGCCGAGATCCTCAAGCTCTGCGTCGAGGTGGGCGGCTGTCTGACCGGCGAACATGGCGTCGGCATCGAAAAGCGCGACCTGATGCATGTGCAATACGCCCCCGACGACCTTGAGGCGCAAATGGCCGTAAAAGACGTGTTCGACCCCGCATGGCTGCTGAACCCCGCCAAAGTCTTTCCGCTGGACGCGTCAGAAACCCGCCGCGCCGTGGCGCTGGCGGCGGAATAA
- a CDS encoding FAD-binding protein, whose amino-acid sequence MAITSEEALVDAVKDAAGPISVQGGGTRGLPATGQIVSVAGLQGITLYEPGALTLVAKPGTPVAEIEEALAAENQRLAFEPMDHRGLLGTSGTPTIGGVMAGNISGPRRISVGAARDFLLGVRFVDGRGSVVKNGGRVMKNVTGYDLVKLMAGSYGTLGVLSEVSMKVLPRPEKQATLVLHGLDDGAAVAAMARALGSPFEVTGAAHDPATRETALRIEGFEASVSYRLSQLQSLLAGAGAEIEQRVAAATQALWSGIRDVAAFHDGQGDVWRVSCKPSDAPGIAARSGAERWTYDWAGGLIWLRSAAGHDLRTAIGPMDGHATLVRANAQTKARLGVFHPEPAGVARLTAALRAQFDPKGIFNAGQLDRAA is encoded by the coding sequence ATGGCCATCACATCCGAAGAGGCGCTGGTCGATGCGGTCAAAGACGCCGCTGGCCCGATCTCGGTTCAGGGCGGCGGCACGCGCGGCCTGCCCGCGACAGGTCAGATCGTGAGCGTCGCGGGGCTGCAGGGGATCACGCTGTACGAACCCGGCGCGCTGACCTTGGTTGCGAAACCGGGCACCCCCGTGGCCGAGATTGAAGAGGCACTGGCCGCCGAGAACCAGCGTCTCGCGTTTGAGCCGATGGACCATCGCGGACTGTTGGGCACCAGCGGCACGCCGACGATCGGTGGGGTGATGGCAGGCAATATCAGCGGGCCGCGGCGGATCTCGGTCGGGGCGGCGCGGGACTTTCTGCTGGGGGTGCGCTTTGTCGACGGGCGCGGTTCCGTGGTCAAGAACGGCGGGCGCGTGATGAAGAATGTCACCGGCTATGATCTGGTCAAGCTGATGGCGGGGTCTTACGGCACTTTGGGTGTGCTGAGCGAGGTATCGATGAAGGTGCTGCCACGCCCTGAAAAGCAGGCGACCTTGGTGTTGCACGGGCTGGACGATGGGGCCGCTGTGGCTGCGATGGCCCGCGCCCTTGGCAGCCCGTTCGAGGTGACAGGGGCCGCCCATGACCCTGCCACCCGCGAAACCGCACTGCGCATAGAGGGGTTCGAGGCATCGGTCAGCTACCGTCTGAGCCAGCTTCAATCATTGCTCGCCGGCGCGGGGGCAGAGATTGAGCAACGCGTAGCTGCGGCGACGCAGGCGCTTTGGTCCGGCATCCGCGATGTGGCGGCGTTTCACGACGGGCAGGGTGATGTGTGGCGCGTGTCGTGCAAACCCTCTGACGCGCCGGGGATCGCGGCGCGGTCGGGGGCAGAGCGCTGGACCTATGACTGGGCGGGCGGGCTGATCTGGCTGCGCAGCGCCGCGGGCCATGATCTGCGCACGGCCATCGGGCCGATGGATGGGCATGCAACACTGGTGCGGGCCAATGCACAGACCAAGGCGCGCTTGGGCGTGTTCCACCCCGAACCCGCCGGTGTGGCGCGGCTGACAGCGGCCTTGCGGGCGCAATTCGATCCCAAGGGCATTTTTAACGCGGGCCAGCTGGACCGCGCGGCATGA